TCGTGGCGTTCCTCGAAGCCTGAGCCAGGGGCGGCGGCGCCGCCGAATCTCCTGAAGCGGCGTGGTTGTCGGGATCGCGGGTACCCGAACGACCACGCTGCTTTGCTTGCTTCAGGAGGCGAAAGAACATGGGCCTGGGAGGCTGCATCCTGCTCATCGGAGCGGGCGCGATTCTCACCTTCGCGACCGACTGGCAGACGGATAGCGTCAACCTCGACCTGGTCGGTCTGATCATGATGGCGGTCGGCCTCATCGGAGTCGCCGTCTTCACCAGCATCGCCCGGCGGCGCCGCGCGATCGTGCCACCCGTGACACCGACCTACGTGGACGGAGACCGGCGCTGACCCGGCGCCAACATCTGCGGAACACCGCCCCTGCCACCGTCTGAGTCATGGTTCTGATGGGGCAGACGGACCTGGTGCGCCACCGGGTCCGAGGGCGGCGCGGCAGGGTTCTGACCGTGCTCATGGTGTGCGCGTTGTCAGGTGCGGCAGTCGCCGCGTTCCTGATCTGGCGGTTCAACGACCGTCCGCCGTTGGGCGACGACGTCGCCTACGAGGGCGGGCACATCATGGGCACCCGGATCCGCCAGGCCGATGTGCAGGGCGACCGGACCAAGGAACTGCTCAGCGGTGGCTGCGGTCGGAGGGCGCGGGAGGCCGCCGGGCCACCCACAACCGCGCGCTGTGGGTGACCGGTTGCCTGGACGGTGCGGCAGGCCGCCCCTCGTCGCACCAGAGCCTGGTGCGCTGACCTCTCGCGGGTCAGTCGTCCATGCCCGCGAGCACCAGCGGCAGCCGGGCCGCGCCTCCGGGTGCGACCCGCACGGGAACACCCCAGTCCTGCTGGTGCACATGGCAGGCCGGATACTCGTTCGCGGGATCGTCGTCACAGGAGGCGGCCATCGCCGAGACATGCAGCACGCCCTCGGCGACCTCGGGGTTCAGCTCCACGTCACGGAACAGATCCGTACCCGCGCCGTCACCGGCCGAGAGCAGCTCGGGCGGGGTCGACGAGACCAGCAGTCGGGTCGAAGGGCCGTAGCGGGTGTCGAGCTTCTGCCCGGCGGGCGCCTGGAACACCACGTCGAGCCTCAGGGAGCCAGGCGCCACATCCGTGGCGGCGCGCTGGGTGCGATGGGCCACGGCCTCCACCCGGACGGCCTCATCAGGGAGCCGCAGCCGGGTCAGCCGGTGCCTGGCCGACTCGACCACCACGATGTCCTCGTCCACCAGCACGGCTGCCGACGGCTCACGCAGATCGGTGGCGATGGTGGTCACCTCGCCGGTCGACGGGTCGTAGCGGCGCAGCGCGTGGTTGTACGTGTCCGACACGGCGACCGAGCCATCCGGCAGGGCCGTCACCCCGAGCGGATGCTGAAGCAACGCCTGCTCCGCGGGGCCGTCCCGGTGCCCGAAGTCGAACAGCCCGGTACCGACCGCGGTGTGCACCGCGCCGTCGGCGTCGATCCAACGCAGCGCCGATGTC
This DNA window, taken from Streptomyces sp. SCSIO 30461, encodes the following:
- a CDS encoding DUF6458 family protein; the encoded protein is MGLGGCILLIGAGAILTFATDWQTDSVNLDLVGLIMMAVGLIGVAVFTSIARRRRAIVPPVTPTYVDGDRR